ATTAAATTTTCTAACATCCATGATGCTGCTGAACCACACACGATCAATATAAGCTTTTTTCGATATGTCCAGTATACATTCCAAAAGTGTTCCAGTGCTCCTAAGAAACCAGATTTTCGTGCAGCAAGCCATGGCAACTCATCAAAAAATAAAACAACCTGTTCATTTTTATATATATTGTTAATTGCAAGAGTTATTTGATAAAATGCATCCATCCAGCTTCTTGACAAAGCCATTTTAGCACCATTATAAAAAGCTCTAGATAATGATTCTGCAAAGATCTCAAGCTGCTCCTTTAAATTACCTTTGTTGAGACCTGTCTGCTCAAATAGAATCACTTTATGTTTGCTAAAAAATTGTTTTATTAAATATGTTTTTCCTACACGACGTCGACCATATACTGCAATAAACTCAGCAGATTGGGAACTAAGCTTATTTTCTAGGATGGCTATTTCTTTTTCTCTACCAATTATTGGTTCGTTCATATAATTTACCGCCGCGTTTGTTAGCATTATATACGGCGGTTATGAGATACGCAACTACTAAAATGTCTCAAATGCCAGATTGCGCTCGAGTTCTTGCTACCTGCATCATCAAGTCTTCTGGTGTATTTTGCGGTATTGTACTCAAAATCTCTGTCTTTTTTGTTCTCTCCGCCAGTATCGACATTAATATTTCTTGGGCTTGCTTTGCATTTACATCCTGCTCAATAAATTCTCCTATCTTCTCTGGCATCTTTGATAAATTACATAATCTTATCACCTCTAATACTTCCGTGCGGCACCTCTCGTACCCTAAAACCCCAGTTATGGATTAACCAACGAAGTAAAGCTGAGAAATACAGGGCTTTTTCGATTGCATTGAATAAGAAATGAGGGTAGAAAAAATATGTACCAAGAAATTTACTGTGGATCTATGCCGAGTGTGCTCAAGTTCAAATTTGTTTTTTAGGCAGCCAAAAACCGTTTCAACAATCGATCTTTTCCCTAGTAAAATCTTCTCTTTCAGCGAAATCAGTGCATTTTTCATACCTTTTTTCACTTTAGTGACGAGTTTTAGACCTCTATCGAATAGTTTCTCAAAGAGCTCTTTCTTTATATAGCCCTTATCTCCAAACAAAAGTCCAGTTAGTTTTTTGGTTAGAGTTGGTACAGGTTTTCTGTCATCGACGTTACCTCTGGTTAGCGTAACACCTTGAATTTCACCTATTTCATTGATTACTACATGTAATTTAAAACCAAAAAACCAGCCGTAAGTATTCTTTCCTAACTCTGCTAATCCTTTGAAAACCTTATTTCTTGAGATTCTTTTTCGATGGCATACTGCTATTGAAGTAGAATCTATGTAGGAAATCCCGGTCATTTTTGCTTGTTCACAAAACCATTGCAAAAGTAATGCTAAATACCACAAAACTCGCGGCTTTAAGGCAATAAATCTGTGATATGAAGGCAGCTTTGAAAACTCTGATCTATAGAATAACTGAAGATAACAAAGATAAAAAGCCTTGAAGTTTTTACATGGTGATTTATGGTATAATAGGATTATGGTTAGAATTTCTGAGTGCGCTATTTCTGGTACTCTGGTTGGTTTTTTGCCGTTTGATAAGAACCTATTTGCAAAATTATCATCTACCGCACGACAAAAATCCTCGACGCAACAGTACAGTTCTGTAATATCTTTCTTCATGTGTAACCTCTTATTATTACTAAAATACTCGAGTTTACCCTGTTTCCCTCTTCTTAGTTATACTTTTATCTATTTTCTAATCCATAACTGAGGTCTAAACATCTTCCTTGTTCAATTAGATCATCAATATCTATTGCTTGTTCTTTTATCTCAACTTTGTTCATACTATTACTCCTATAATTATCAATAAATTCTGAAAACGTTGTAATTCCATCAGCAAGACCTATCTCTATTGCTTTCTCACCAAAATATAGCCCTGCTTCCGTTAATTTGATTCTTTCCGTGGACAAATTTCTGTTTCTTGCTATGAGCTGGACAAACATCTCATATAGGCGGTCTACTTCCTCTTGTAAGCTTTCCACACTTTCTGATGTTATCGGCTCATGCGGATTTAAATCGTTTTTTCTCTTTCCTGCAAATACTGTGGTATATTTTATCCCCTGTTTTTTATCAAACCCACTTTGATCGATATGACTTGCTATTACCCCAATGCTTCCTACCCCAGATGTTCTGCTTACATACACCTTTTCAGCGCTAGAAGCTATAGCGTACGCAGCAGAGTAAGCATCATCATTCGCTATTGCTATTATCTTTCTTTCACCCCTCGCTTTGTAAATAAAGTCAGAAAGGTCGAATAAACCGTTTACTTCTCCTCCAGGGCTGTCTATGTCCAAAATTATTGTTTCTACTTCTTCATCTATTAAAGCTTCTTCTATCTCTTCACGTATCTTCTCATACGATGTCATCCCCAACACATCATCAAAAGCTTCTGACTTTTTCGTCAAGATTCCATGTATTGGTATTACTTTTATTCCACTTTCACTATCTCTTGTTACATGTTTTATGTTTTTGAAAATCGGCTGCTTTTTTGGATGTAATGACAATAGATCAAAACTTCTCTGCTCTATCATCATTGGCTTGTTAATCCAAGTCATTTATATTATCTCAGTATTAGTATTAAAATTACCTTGCACGTCAGAATCAAAACTTAAGCCCAGTTCACTCGCACGTCTTTGGTCCTCAGCAATTTCTTGGTCGATTTCTTCTATATCGTAACCCAGCTCTGATACCACCTCTGACCTGCTCTTAAACCCATTTCTTACCGCCATTTGCTGTGCTTGCTGGTCTTTCAGCGGGTCTACCCAATCAAATCCTTGTGGTATCCATTTTACCTCTTTTTTCGTCCATTCTTCGCCTATATCCATTTCTCCGGAAAGTAGGGCTAACTCTATCCATCTATCCCATACTGGCCGGCAAAACTGAAATACCATTATGTTATGCTGTAACATTCCGCACCTCCTACGAAACTCCTGCTCGTATCGATGAATAATTGACACCCGTTAAATCCCCTGTTAGCTGCTCATACGTTATCCCTGTGCCTACTGCTATTGCCCTGAGCTGCTGTTTCATGAATGCTTCATAACTTCCCCCAACATCTGATGGTTCTGAAAATTTTATGTCTTCACCTGGATCAAGTAATTGCATAGTCCCTGGTTCTAAACCTGATAGTGCTACTCCATGCTCATTTGCTTGCGCCTCACCTAAAATATTTGCTTCTGGATCGAGTCTGGTAATAAACCCTGCAAACATTGCTGCTGTCTTTTTTCGTACTAATTCTGCATCATCATATTGATCTAGTTCGTAGAGCTTTAACAGTACTGTAGAAAGCCACGGTATTCCTCTTATTTGCCCAGGTCTAAGTGGTTTATAAATATGTAAAACATCGTTTGCTGGCACTCTCACTGATTCGCCAAACGAGCCTTCACCAGGGTGCTCTCGAAAAAGGTAATACGCTTCTCTTTGTCCCAGTCTATTAAACTCGATCCCGTTTCTTAGAACCTGTTCATAATCTTTTAAGGAGTAAAGAAGTGAAAGCAAGAACGACCATTTGTAAGCTAGTGTTGAGTTTCCGCTCGCAATTTTTCCACAAACGCCTACATTTTTCCAACCAAGCAAAAGAGCGCTCAACAACCCATCTCTTTGGCAGTACAACAAAGGTGTGTAATTCACTTCGCTTTATTACTTCGACCGTCGAACCAATAGTTGCTTTTATTTGTGTTGCAAAATTTTCTCCAGTGTAGCCTGCATCAACAAGTATATTTTTAACTTCAGAGAGTTTTTCTTTAGCATTTTCGACCATTTTCATGGCACTGCTGCGGTCGGTTGCTTCTGCCGTTGTTACATAAATCGCGTGTGGTAAACCTTGTGTATCTACTGCAATATGGCGCTTTATTCCTGAAATTTTTTTACCTGCATCGTAGCCCTTATTTTCAGCAGTATCTGCATTTTTTACGCTCTGAGCATCAATTATACAAAAACTAGTTCTTTCTTTCCGACCATTGCTGATACGTGTCTCTCCAACTAATTTTTTTTAATACACGCTCCAAAGTACTTTCTGTATCTTCGCTTGGTTTTTCACTCCATTTT
The nucleotide sequence above comes from Wolbachia endosymbiont of Oedothorax gibbosus. Encoded proteins:
- a CDS encoding IS982 family transposase, whose translation is MKKDITELYCCVEDFCRAVDDNFANRFLSNGKKPTRVPEIAHSEILTIILLYHKSPCKNFKAFYLCYLQLFYRSEFSKLPSYHRFIALKPRVLWYLALLLQWFCEQAKMTGISYIDSTSIAVCHRKRISRNKVFKGLAELGKNTYGWFFGFKLHVVINEIGEIQGVTLTRGNVDDRKPVPTLTKKLTGLLFGDKGYIKKELFEKLFDRGLKLVTKVKKGMKNALISLKEKILLGKRSIVETVFGCLKNKFELEHTRHRSTVNFLVHIFSTLISYSMQSKKPCISQLYFVG
- a CDS encoding S49 family peptidase, which produces MTWINKPMMIEQRSFDLLSLHPKKQPIFKNIKHVTRDSESGIKVIPIHGILTKKSEAFDDVLGMTSYEKIREEIEEALIDEEVETIILDIDSPGGEVNGLFDLSDFIYKARGERKIIAIANDDAYSAAYAIASSAEKVYVSRTSGVGSIGVIASHIDQSGFDKKQGIKYTTVFAGKRKNDLNPHEPITSESVESLQEEVDRLYEMFVQLIARNRNLSTERIKLTEAGLYFGEKAIEIGLADGITTFSEFIDNYRSNSMNKVEIKEQAIDIDDLIEQGRCLDLSYGLENR
- a CDS encoding IS5 family transposase (programmed frameshift), with amino-acid sequence MRNLYPSDISREQFEKIRSILESSRKKTKPRKLDLYDVFCAVLYVLKSACQWRMLPKDFPKWRSCYEYFKKWSEKPSEDTESTLERVLKKLVGETRISNGRKERTSFCIIDAQSVKNADTAENKGYDAGKKISGIKRHIAVDTQGLPHAIYVTTAEATDRSSAMKMVENAKEKLSEVKNILVDAGYTGENFATQIKATIGSTVEVIKRSELHTFVVLPKRWVVERSFAWLEKCRRLWKNCERKLNTSLQMVVLAFTSLLLKRL